A window of Pomacea canaliculata isolate SZHN2017 linkage group LG3, ASM307304v1, whole genome shotgun sequence contains these coding sequences:
- the LOC112560549 gene encoding LOW QUALITY PROTEIN: maltase 1-like (The sequence of the model RefSeq protein was modified relative to this genomic sequence to represent the inferred CDS: inserted 1 base in 1 codon; deleted 1 base in 1 codon; substituted 1 base at 1 genomic stop codon), translating into MASSEEFEWWQTSIIYQVYPRSFYDSNGDGVGDLNGIRQKLDHFDYLNVKAIWISPFCKSPMCDFGYDISDFRDVDPIFGSLKDFDDLVDEAHKRGIKIIVDFVPNHTSDQHDWFQRSCRREPPYDDYYIWRNGKVDADGKHQPPNNWVSFLNXRVWGTAWRWHEGRQQYYYTAFLAAQPDLNYRNPMVVQEMKDVVRFWMERGVDGLRVDALEVLFEIEDTSQDEPRSDQDVPPFQYEYYDHIYTASQPEIADIVRGWRDILDEFQRKDGKSRFMVIETYTPPTIRNRYYGCGANPFNMDLVDELKAPLSGEKMEQLVDREYRSLPHGGWPTFVLGNHDRARIADKFGAGYVEALNLMLLTLRGTPTCYYGDELGMQGISVTFEQTQDPFGKNFGPERYHLVSRDPVRSPMQWDSRANAGFSTNSSPWLPVHPNYKICNVKAQKESAEQTTLQLFAALAXLREEPVFQLGQLRYAVTNKNIFSYIRHLAPPTESPSPPQRYLVIINVGQEVSKDDYSQAPVGCERGVVVLCTSNVSTKLKNREVQLSRLVTSPGDGLVIKLF; encoded by the exons ATGGCAAGCTCGGAGGAATTCGAGTGGTGGCAAACATCCATCATCTATCAGGTCTACCCGCGCTCCTTCTACGACTCCAATGGGGACGGAGTTGGCGATCTTAATG GTATCAGGCAGAAGCTGGACCACTTTGACTACCTGAATGTCAAGGCCATCTGGATCAGCCCCTTCTGCAAGTCCCCCATGTGTGACTTCGGCTACGACATCAGCGACTTCCGTGACGTGGACCCTATTTTTGGATCACTAAAAGATTTCGATGACCTCGTCGACGAAGCGCACAAGAGAG GCATTAAAATTATCGTCGACTTCGTGCCCAACCACACCAGCGATCAGCACGACTGGTTCCAGAGAAGCTGTCGTCGTGAA CCACCCTACGACGACTACTACATCTGGCGCAATGGCAAAGTGGACGCCGATGGCAAACACCAGCCTCCCAACAACTGGGTGAGTTTTTTAAATTAG CGTGTTTGGGGCACAGCATGGCGGTGGCATGAGGGGCGACAGCAGTACTACTACACAGCTTTCTTAGCAGCACAACCCGACCTCAACTACCGCAACCCTATGGTCGTGCAGGAGATGAAG GATGTTGTTAGGTTCTGGATGGAGCGTGGTGTTGACGGCCTCAGGGTCGACGCTCTGGAAGTTCTGTTTGAAATTGAAGATACGAGCCAAGACGAGCCAAGATCTGACCAGGACGTTCCCCCg TTTCAGTATGAGTACTACGACCACATCTACACGGCATCACAGCCGGAAATCGCTGACATCGTGCGTGGCTGGCGGGACATCCTCGATGAATTTCAACGTAAAGACGGTAAAAGCAG GTTCATGGTGATAGAAACCTACACTCCCCCGACAATCCGCAACCGTTACTATGGCTGCGGGGCTAACCCCTTCAACATGGATCTTGTGGACGAGCTAAAGGCGCCATTGTCCGGCGAGAAGATGGAGCAGCTTGTGGACAGAGAGTACCGCTCCCTGCCTCACGGCGGCTGGCCTACGTTTGTT CTGGGGAACCATGACCGCGCGCGAATAGCTGACAAGTTTGGCGCCGGCTACGTTGAGGCACTGAACCTGATGCTGCTGACCCTGCGGGGAACCCCCACCTGCTATTACGGCGATGAACTGGGCATGCAGGGCATCTCTGTGACCTTTGAACAGACGCAGGATCCGTTTGGAAAGAACTTCGGTCCG GAGCGATATCACCTGGTGTCTAGAGACCCAGTTCGTTCCCCCATGCAATGGGACTCACGCGCCAATGCCGGATTCTCTACCAACTCATCACCATGGTTACCAGTCCATCCAAACTATAAAATTTGCAATGTCAAA GCACAGAAGGAGTCGGCTGAACAGACAACCCTCCAGCTCTTCGCTGCTCTGG GCCTGCGAGAGGAACCAGTCTTCCAGCTGGGACAGCTTCGCTATGCAGTCACCAACAAGAATATTTTCTCCTATATCAGGCATCTAGCGCCACCTACTGAAAGCCCAAGTCCGCCTCAGCGCTACCTGGTGATCATCAATGTAGGACAGGAGGTCTCGAA
- the LOC112558900 gene encoding integrin-linked protein kinase-like isoform X1: protein MDDIFSQVREGNAFHVRVWLDNTENDLNQGDDHRFSLLHWACREGHSNIVAMLIARGARINATNLGDDTPLHLAAAHGHQSVVQMLLQNHANINAINEHGNTPLHYACFWGYDQIAEDLVNNGALVSIANKFNDVPLDKAKPQLARMLKDRAVALGQDLSKIPFKDRSWLGYKTRSRDAMLSRHMGIDIRQLQLNGHIAATHSGETWRGNWQDNDIVAKILNVRECTKRITRDFQEEFPRLRIFNHPNVLPVLACCNQPPNLVLISQFMPFGSLYNTLHGESGIVVDVNQALRFAIDIARGMEFLHSMEPMIPNFVLTSKHVMIDEDLAKINVDDPKYTSGEATLNGIDEDLTARINMADYRFSFHEKGKVFSPAWMAPEALQRRPDDINTRAADMWSFAILLWELETREVPFAELSAMEVGMKVALEGLRVSIPPGISSHISRLIKICMNEEPGKRPRFDMIIPILEKMKQSS from the exons ATGGATGATATATTTTCTCAAGTACGCGAAGGGAATGCTTTTCATGTTCGTGTGTGGCTAGACAACACCGAGAACGATCTTAACCAAGG agatGACCACCGTTTTAGCCTTTTACACTGGGCATGTCGAGAAGGTCACAGCAATATTGTTGCAATGCTCATTGCGCGAGGAGCACGCATCAATGCCACTAACCTTGGAGATGACACACCACTGCATTTGGCTGCCGCCCATGGCCATCAGAGTGTTGTTCAAAtg CTTCTGCAGAACCATGCCAACATAAATGCCATCAACGAGCATGGCAACACACCCCTGCACTATGCATGTTTCTGGGGCTATGACCAAATCGCTGAG gaTCTTGTCAACAATGGTGCTCTAGTCAGCATTGCCAACAAATTTAATGATGTACCTCTTGACAAAGCTAAGCCTCAGCTTGCTCGAATGCTGAAGG atcgcGCTGTAGCCCTTGGACAAGACCTTAGTAAAATCCCTTTTAAAGACCGAAGCTGGTTGGGCTACAAGACTCGCAGCC GAGATGCTATGTTGTCACGACACATGGGCATTGATATTCGGCAGTTACAACTCAATGGTCACATTGCTGCCACCCACTCAGGAGAG ACATGGCGAGGGAACTGGCAAGACAATGACATTGTGGCAAAAATATTGAATGTGCGAGAATGTACCAAACGCATCACTCGTGACTTCCAGGAGGAATTTCCCCGTCTGCG catttttaatCATCCTAATGTGCTGCCAGTTCTGGCCTGCTGTAACCAACCTCCTAATTTGGTGCTTATCTCACAGTTCATGCCATTTGGTTCGCTGTACAACACCCTTCATGGGGAATCAG GCATTGTTGTGGATGTGAACCAAGCACTTCGGTTCGCCATTGACATTGCACGAGGCATGGAGTTTCTTCACTCAATGGAACCTATGATCCCTAACTTTGTTCTTACCAGCAAGCATGTCATG ATTGACGAAGACTTGGCTAAGATAAACGTCGATGATCCCAAGTACACTTCAGGGGAGGCCACCCTGAATGGG ATTGATGAGGACCTTACTGCAAGGATTAACATGGCAGATTACCGATTCTCATTTCATGAGAAAGGCAAAGTCTTCTCACCTGCTTGGATGGCACCAGAAG CACTGCAGAGACGTCCTGATGATATTAACACACGGGCAGCTGATATGTGGAGTTTTGCTATTCTGCTGTGGGAGCTAGAGACCAGAGAAGTACCTTTTGCAGAACTCTCTGCCATGGAGGTCGGCATGAAG gtgGCGCTAGAAGGTCTGCGTGTCAGCATCCCTCCGGGCATATCATCACACATCTCTCGCCTTATCAAGATCTGCATGAATGAAGAGCCAGGAAAACGTCCGCGTTTTGACATGATTATTCCCATCCTGGAGAAGATGAAGCAGTCCAGTTAG
- the LOC112558902 gene encoding tripartite motif-containing protein 3-like, whose translation MAGAFSETLRNLLDKYYTACCRCHTRDDDVRILPCLHVFCTKCLQSIIATPPQLTKYKRSRRFTCPSCQWPQYLHSDGIEGYPAAHPLLPTISSEKAECPFPDLSMETYHEVSGNLILDHCIGGHGVEDGCFTNITGMSVDESVASCPRVVVSDASQQKITVYEVDGKFCMTLKLEESIRDVCVDKNGDIFIIVVEKDYLIVHFDREGNRKENKLHTIGPQFTIIHQEPFGLCIDERGHFIASFLMTDSVCRFDEECSHVSAIGNTGKGIIKFNGPYYLARTSRDYTVVSDTCNHRVKIHNQNNGLPQLQLGSTNCEPGLSPGGFFLSQRTVCGQR comes from the exons ATGGCTGGCGCTTTCTCGGAGACACTGCGGAACCTTCTTGACAAATATTACACCGCATGCTGCAGATGTCACACAAGAGACGACGATGTTCGTATTTTGCCATGTCTGCACGTTTTCTGCACGAAATGTCTGCAAAGCATAATAGCAACACCGCCACAGCTGACGAAATACAAAAGAAGTAGACGCTTTACCTGCCCATCATGCCAATGGCCGCAGTATCTACACTCTG ATGGTATTGAAGGATATCCAGCTGCACATCCATTACTTCCCACTATTAGTAGTGAGAAGGCAGAGTGCCCTTTTCCTGATTTGAGCATGGAAACCTATCATGAAGTATCGGGAAACTTGATTCTTGACCACTGTATTGGTGGACATGGGGTAGAGGATGGCTGCTTTACCAACATCACAGGCATGTCTGTTGATGAGAGTGTAGCTTCCTGTCCACGGGTTGTAGTTAGTGATGCAAGTCAGCAAAAGATAACTGTTTATGAGGTGGATGGAAAATTTTGCATGACTTTGAAGCTTGAGGAATCCATCAGGGATGTCTGCGTTGATAAAAATGGGGATATCTTTATTATTGTAGTAGAGAAGGACTATCTCATTGTGCATTTTGATCGAGAGGGGAATCGCAAGGAGAATAAGCTGCATACAATTGGCCCACAGTTTACGATTATTCACCAAGAACCATTTGGTCTATGCATAGATGAACGGGGCCATTTTATAGCATCCTTTCTCATGACCGATAGTGTCTGCAGATTTGATGAAGAGTGTTCCCATGTCTCTGCAATTGGCAACACAGGAAAGGGTATCATTAAATTTAATGGTCCATACTACTTAGCCAGAACCTCTAGAGATTACACAGTTGTTTCAGATACCTGCAACCATCGTGTAAAAATTCACAACCAGAACAATGGGCTACCACAGCTGCAGCTTGGCAGCACCAACTGTGAGCCTGGGCTATCACCTGGGGGGTTTTTTCTTTCCCAGAGGACTGTGTGTGGACAAAGATGA
- the LOC112558903 gene encoding nudC domain-containing protein 2-like yields the protein MAHFDERSGIVACKTEWGRWWQTLEEVYIEILTGKDINAKQVQCKIATNSLRVTIDGEVLINGNLFEAVHPDDSTWTLEDKRTILICLSKAHNTADHCWKALLTGKYQADFLTFDEMEKKLTLQRFQTENPGFDFSGATMSGNYHGGGPQFPS from the exons ATGGCCCATTTTGACGAACGAAGCGGAATAGTCGCATGCAAGACTGAATGGGGACGATGGTGGCAAACGCTTGAAGAGGTTTACATCGAAATTTTAACAGGAAAAGATATAAACGCTAAACAGGTTCAGTGTAAAATAGCAACAAACAGTCTCAGAGTAACAATTGACGGAGAAGTTCTTATAAAT GGTAACTTATTTGAAGCAGTGCATCCTGATGATTCAACATGGACTTTGG AGGACAAAAGGACAATCCTGATTTGTTTGAGCAAAGCACACAACACTGCAGATCACTGCTGGAAAGCATTACTTACTGGAAAGTATCAAGCAGATTTTCTGACATTTGACGAAATGGAGAAAAAGCTTACCCTTCAAAGATTTCAAACTGAA AATCCAGGTTTTGACTTCAGTGGTGCTACCATGTCTGGCAACTACCATGGTGGTGGTCCCCAGTTTCCATCATAG
- the LOC112558900 gene encoding integrin-linked protein kinase-like isoform X2: MDDIFSQVREGNAFHVRVWLDNTENDLNQGDDHRFSLLHWACREGHSNIVAMLIARGARINATNLGDDTPLHLAAAHGHQSVVQMLLQNHANINAINEHGNTPLHYACFWGYDQIAEDLVNNGALVSIANKFNDVPLDKAKPQLARMLKDRAVALGQDLSKIPFKDRSWLGYKTRSRDAMLSRHMGIDIRQLQLNGHIAATHSGETWRGNWQDNDIVAKILNVRECTKRITRDFQEEFPRLRIFNHPNVLPVLACCNQPPNLVLISQFMPFGSLYNTLHGESGIVVDVNQALRFAIDIARGMEFLHSMEPMIPNFVLTSKHVMIDEDLTARINMADYRFSFHEKGKVFSPAWMAPEALQRRPDDINTRAADMWSFAILLWELETREVPFAELSAMEVGMKVALEGLRVSIPPGISSHISRLIKICMNEEPGKRPRFDMIIPILEKMKQSS; the protein is encoded by the exons ATGGATGATATATTTTCTCAAGTACGCGAAGGGAATGCTTTTCATGTTCGTGTGTGGCTAGACAACACCGAGAACGATCTTAACCAAGG agatGACCACCGTTTTAGCCTTTTACACTGGGCATGTCGAGAAGGTCACAGCAATATTGTTGCAATGCTCATTGCGCGAGGAGCACGCATCAATGCCACTAACCTTGGAGATGACACACCACTGCATTTGGCTGCCGCCCATGGCCATCAGAGTGTTGTTCAAAtg CTTCTGCAGAACCATGCCAACATAAATGCCATCAACGAGCATGGCAACACACCCCTGCACTATGCATGTTTCTGGGGCTATGACCAAATCGCTGAG gaTCTTGTCAACAATGGTGCTCTAGTCAGCATTGCCAACAAATTTAATGATGTACCTCTTGACAAAGCTAAGCCTCAGCTTGCTCGAATGCTGAAGG atcgcGCTGTAGCCCTTGGACAAGACCTTAGTAAAATCCCTTTTAAAGACCGAAGCTGGTTGGGCTACAAGACTCGCAGCC GAGATGCTATGTTGTCACGACACATGGGCATTGATATTCGGCAGTTACAACTCAATGGTCACATTGCTGCCACCCACTCAGGAGAG ACATGGCGAGGGAACTGGCAAGACAATGACATTGTGGCAAAAATATTGAATGTGCGAGAATGTACCAAACGCATCACTCGTGACTTCCAGGAGGAATTTCCCCGTCTGCG catttttaatCATCCTAATGTGCTGCCAGTTCTGGCCTGCTGTAACCAACCTCCTAATTTGGTGCTTATCTCACAGTTCATGCCATTTGGTTCGCTGTACAACACCCTTCATGGGGAATCAG GCATTGTTGTGGATGTGAACCAAGCACTTCGGTTCGCCATTGACATTGCACGAGGCATGGAGTTTCTTCACTCAATGGAACCTATGATCCCTAACTTTGTTCTTACCAGCAAGCATGTCATG ATTGATGAGGACCTTACTGCAAGGATTAACATGGCAGATTACCGATTCTCATTTCATGAGAAAGGCAAAGTCTTCTCACCTGCTTGGATGGCACCAGAAG CACTGCAGAGACGTCCTGATGATATTAACACACGGGCAGCTGATATGTGGAGTTTTGCTATTCTGCTGTGGGAGCTAGAGACCAGAGAAGTACCTTTTGCAGAACTCTCTGCCATGGAGGTCGGCATGAAG gtgGCGCTAGAAGGTCTGCGTGTCAGCATCCCTCCGGGCATATCATCACACATCTCTCGCCTTATCAAGATCTGCATGAATGAAGAGCCAGGAAAACGTCCGCGTTTTGACATGATTATTCCCATCCTGGAGAAGATGAAGCAGTCCAGTTAG